One Aegilops tauschii subsp. strangulata cultivar AL8/78 chromosome 7, Aet v6.0, whole genome shotgun sequence genomic window carries:
- the LOC109749905 gene encoding F-box protein At5g07610-like encodes MAANPVHHRRTKHIELDIHFVREKVALGQLRVLHVPTTQQFADVMTKGLPTATFQEFRSSFPPHGGMAAERLTDDLLVEILSRVPVRSVCRFKCVSKHWLSLIEHPGHRRKLPQTLAGFFYTVRINNRQLPLETKVRFVNVSGKSCPLVGTSFTFLPSHQRIYLLDCCNGLLLCRWYGISAPVDEFCYILCNPATEEWVSLPDHSHVSKVAIVSLGFDPAISSHFYVFVLLKDVYFNFYLSVGGVDVYSS; translated from the exons ATGGCGGCTAACCCGGTGCATCACCGCCGCACCAAACACATCGAGCTCGACATTCACTTCGTTCGTGAGAAGGTCGCGCTCGGACAGCTTCGCGTGCTACATGTACCTACTACACAGCAATTCGCTGACGTGATGACGAAAGGCCTGCCCACGGCAACATTCCAGGAGTTCAG ATCCTCCTTTCCTCCGCACGGCGGCATGGCCGCCGAGAGACTCACCGACGACCTGCTCGTCGAGATACTCTCGCGCGTCCCCGTAAGGTCGGTGTGCCGCTTCAAGTGCGTCTCCAAGCACTGGCTTAGCCTCATTGAGCACCCCGGTCACCGTAGGAAGCTCCCTCAAACCCTAGCCGGCTTCTTCTACACCGTTAGGATCAACAACAGGCAGTTGCCTCTGGAAACAAAAGTCCGCTTCGTCAATGTCTCGGGCAAAAGCTGCCCTCTGGTCGGCACCTCTTTCACCTTCCTGCCCAGCCACCAGCGCATATATCTACTGGACTGCTGCAATGGCCTCCTCCTCTGTCGCTGGTATGGCATTTCCGCTCCGGTTGATGAGTTTTGTTACATCTTGTGCAATCCTGCCACGGAGGAGTGGGTTTCATTGCCCGATCACAGTCATGTTAGCAAGGTGGCCATAGTGTCTCTGGGTTTTGATCCAGCCATCTCTTCCCACTTCTATGTGTTTGTGTTGCTAAAGGATGTCTACTTTAACTTCTACCTTAGCGTTGGCGGAGTGGATGTGTATTCCTCATAA